TGATGGCTTGCTTCACCATGCGCCAGCCACCATATGGCATCATCGCACGCTTTAGCGGAACGTCGGTCTGTAGGCCGACGATGACATCATCGTCTTCAGAGATGAATCCTGGAGGAAACGCGTCGACATCCGCAGGGGTTTCGGTGTCAACGTCGTAGACGCGGCGCTGGCGTTCCACGGACAGGTAGTTCTTCTCCAGGTGATCCCAAGTTCGCAGCGTCTTGTCGGTCGGACCTGCAAGGAAGGATGCGTCGCCGTTGTACGGCGTGTAATTGCGCTGGATAAAATCGCGGACATCGATTGTTTCGGTCCAAGGGCCTGCCTCGAAGCCTTCCCAGGCTTCTACGGCAGGTGTGGTGACTGTAGTCACGAGGTGTATCCCCTTTCGGTAGTGGTCTCTCATGGAGTCACGCTTACCCAAAATTCCCTAACTATTTCACGCAAATTCACCGATAGCGGTGGTTTACGAATTTCAAGCGTGTCCCCACGTCATGTACAAGTATATTGATGATATCTAGGTGTTGTCCACATCAGCGTGCCCACCTCGACGTTAGATAGAACTCAACCTCGTCCGGTTGTGTCCTAGATAACGCAAAAGCCCGACTTTCACGAGGAAAGTCGGGTTTTTGGTTTGAACTTGTGGCTACTCTTTTTCGCCGAAGTTGATGGTGTCGCGCACCTCTGGAACACCGCGTTCGGACTCTGGGAGAACCTTGCGCAACTTCAGCAGGCCGGTGCGGCCGTGCATCTGCTGGTAAGTGGTCGCCAGGTTGTAACGACGAGGCGATAGGGCATTGAGACCCCAGTTGACCATGGACACAAAGCGGTTGCGGAATCCGACCAAGAACATGACGTGGACAACGAGCCACATGATCCAACCGAGGAAACCAGTAACCTCGACCTTGCCCATCTTTACAACGGCGTTGAAGCGGGAAACAATCGCCATGGAGCCCTTGTCAAAGTACTCGAATGGCTTGCGCTCTTCAGGCTTCTGATCGTCTTCAACGCCTGCGCGTACGGCCTTAGCGGCGTACTCGCCGGTCTGGATAGCGACCTGGGCAACGCCCGGCAGGCCATCGAGACTCATCATGTCGCCAAGGATGAAGACGTTGCTCTTATCTCCAACAGTGAGGTCAGGATTGACAGGGACTCGACCAGCACGGTCAACCTCCAAGCCTGCCTGTTCGGCAACGATCTTGCCCAGTGGGGAAGCCGCGACACCCGCAGACCAAATCTTGGTGTCAGCCAAGATGGTTTCTTCTTGACCCGTCTTTGCATCCTTGAAGGTCACGGAGTGTGCATCGACATCGGTAACCAGTGCGTTGAGGCGGACGGTGACACCCATCTTTTCCAGCTGGCGCTGCGCATTGCGACCAAGTCGCTTGCCAAATGGTGGCAGTACCTGTGGTGCGCCGTCGACGAGGATGATCTTTGCCTGGGACGGGCTGAAGTTGCTGTAATCCTTGGAGAAGCTGCGGTGGGCCATCTCTGCGATCTGGCCTGCCATTTCAACGCCAGTTGGACCTGCGCCAACAATAACGAAGGTGAGAAGGCGTTCCATCTCAGCTGGATCAGTGACGATCTCTGCCTTTTCAAACGCGTGGATGATGCGTGCGCGCTGTTCCAAGGCGTTGTCTAGAGTCTTTAGACCAGGTGCAAACTCAGCGAAATGATCGTTTCCAAAGTAGGATTGGTTGGCACCCGCGGCGATGATGACGCTGTCATACTCAAAAACGCGCTCGTACTCTTCGACGCGTGCGGTTACTGTCTGGGCTTCGATATCGATGTTTGTAACATCGCCCTTAATTACGGTTGCGTTGTCCTGCTCCGACAAAATCTGACGAGTGGAAACCGCAATTTCACCGGAGGAAAGAATTCCTGTTGCTACCTGGTACAGCAGAGGCTGGAACAAGTGGTGGTTACTGCGGGAAATAAGGGTGACATCTACATCGGCATTACGAAGTTCCTGAGCGGCGAATAGGCCACCAAAGCCAGAACCAATAATGACGACGTGGTGCCGGGATCCGGCTGGACGGAAAGGCTTTTCAGTCATGGACTCTCCTTGTACGGTT
The Corynebacterium breve genome window above contains:
- a CDS encoding NAD(P)/FAD-dependent oxidoreductase — protein: MTEKPFRPAGSRHHVVIIGSGFGGLFAAQELRNADVDVTLISRSNHHLFQPLLYQVATGILSSGEIAVSTRQILSEQDNATVIKGDVTNIDIEAQTVTARVEEYERVFEYDSVIIAAGANQSYFGNDHFAEFAPGLKTLDNALEQRARIIHAFEKAEIVTDPAEMERLLTFVIVGAGPTGVEMAGQIAEMAHRSFSKDYSNFSPSQAKIILVDGAPQVLPPFGKRLGRNAQRQLEKMGVTVRLNALVTDVDAHSVTFKDAKTGQEETILADTKIWSAGVAASPLGKIVAEQAGLEVDRAGRVPVNPDLTVGDKSNVFILGDMMSLDGLPGVAQVAIQTGEYAAKAVRAGVEDDQKPEERKPFEYFDKGSMAIVSRFNAVVKMGKVEVTGFLGWIMWLVVHVMFLVGFRNRFVSMVNWGLNALSPRRYNLATTYQQMHGRTGLLKLRKVLPESERGVPEVRDTINFGEKE